A segment of the Oceanotoga teriensis genome:
TATTAAAATTTGATACCAAGTTACTGCCATCGATAAATTCATTCCTAATAATAATCCTGTTACTGAAGCTGATAAATCTGGTTTATAATTTTTTTTATTTCTTATGTATTTTACTATTATTAGATCTAATACTTCAGCACTTATCATAGATAATAACATAATATATAAAGCTCTTAATCCAAATATCCAAGTAGAAGCTATTACTGCTGGTGTTAAAGCTATTAAAACATCACTCATCACTTTTCTTGTACTATCTTTTGTTCTAAAATGGGGTGCTGCTGCGGTGTTTAATTTCATAATCTCAACCCCTCCTCTGTTTCATTGCTCTTACAACTTTTTTTGCTGTTTTGAATGATTTTGCAAGTTCTATATTAGAAGGACATATGAATGAACAACTTCCACATTCAATACAGTCCATTAACCCATTTTCTAAAGCTGTATCATAGTTTCTTGTGTCAGAATATTTTTTTAATAAATATGGTTGTAATCCTATTGGACACACACTAACACATGAAGAACATCTTATACATGGAAAATCTTCTCTTTTTGGCAAGATATCTTTTGTTAATACTGTTATTGCATTATTTCCTTTAAATGTAGGTAACTCTATATTTGGTAATGGTATTCCCATCATAGGCCCACCATATAAAATTCTATCTATGTTTTCTTCATCAATTAATCCAACATTTTCAAGTAATTCATTTACTTTTGTTCCTATTCTATACAAAAAATTTCCTGGTTTTTTTACTCCTTCTCCTGTTAAAGAAGCACCTCTTTCTACTAAAGGTTTTCCGTTTATTATTGCATCATAAATGGCATAAGTCGTTGAAACATTAAAAACTATAACTCCAATATCTATTGGTAATCCTCCAGAAGGAACTTCTTTAGAGGTTATTGCATTTATTAATTGTTTTTCTGCCCCTTGTGGATATTTTGTTTTTAATGTTTTTATTTCTATATTTTTACCATTTGTTTTTTCTATCATAGTTTTTATTGCTTTTGATTTGTTTTCTTCTATCCCTATATAAGCTTTTTCTATTCCAGATGCATATAAAAGTATTTCAATACCTTTTATTATTTCATCTGTTTTTTCCAACATCATTCTCTCATCAATCGTTATGTATGGTTCACATTCTGCTGCATTTATTATGAGAGTTTCTGCTTTTTTCCCCTTTGGTATCATAAGTTTTACATGGCTTGGGAACATCGCTCCTCCAAGTCCTACAATTCCAGCCTCTTTTATATTGTTTATTATTTCTTCACTTGTAAATTTAGTAAAATCATCATTGTGAGGTAATAGTTGCCAATCATCTTCTGATGTTTTTTTTATAACTATTACATCATCTTTTCTTCCTGAGGCTGCATTTACCATTTTTTCAATCGATACTATTTCCCCAGTTAATGGAGAATGTAAATTTGCAGATATAAAACCACTCGCTTCCGCTATTTTTTGTCCCGTTTTTACTTTTTCACCTACCTCCACTATTGGTTTTGCGGGAGCTCCTAAATGATTAGAAGTATACATGTACACAGTATCAGGTAATTTTAAAACTTTTATTTCCTGATCTTGAGACATTTCTTTCTTTTCAGATGGATGTACTCCACCTCTGAATGTAAGAAAGCCCATTTTTAAACCTCCTTGTTTTTTCTGACTTTAGGAATATTATATTGTACTTTCCCAGGTGTTTCATTGTAATAAGGTCTCGTACACCATGGACACCCTGAAGTCTTTTTAGCTTCTTCTAAATCTATATCTTTTTTTGGAAGCTCTATTAAATTTCCTTGATTGTCAAACTTAAAATCTTTTAATTGTATATCATATTTGTTTATTATTTCTCTTGAATTTTGTATTTTTCTATATCTTTCAATTGTTGGCTTTTCATATGCCTCTAATTTTGTACCTTTTACAGGTGTAAATGCAAATAAACTTACAAGTATACTTTGTGATTTCATATCCAACATAAATTTTACTATATCTTCATCAGTTTCACCTAATCCAACGATTACATGAGTGGTAACTTTATGTAAAAAATCTTTAGATGCTCTTATCATTAAATCCCTATATTTAGAATATTCTGTACCTCTAATTTTTTTAAATAATTTTTCATTTGCAACATCAACTGATATACCTATTCTATCTATTTTATATTTTTCAAATAACATTTTTATTTCTTCTAAATTTTTTGGTCTTATTGAAACAGATACATCAACTTTCTTATTTTTTAAATATTCTAACAATGGTATTAATTCTCTTTCATAGTTTAAAGATGAAACTACTTGTATACATATTCTTCTAAATATTTTTTCATCAAATTTTTCTTCGAATTTTTCTAAATCTATAGAAGGCCATTTAACCCTTGATAAATAGTCTGTATCTGTATAAGATTCTCTTGCTTGAGAACAAAAATAACAATTATATACACATTTTTCTCCTATCATTATATATGCGGTAGGCATTTTAAATTCAAATCTTCCATTTTTGATTCCCATTTTAACGGCTGTTGCATATGATAATTTCAATTTAATGTTCCTCCTCATAAATTAATTCATATCCTTTATATTCAAATATATAAAGTGTAGCTTCGCTTGTGACTATTTTATCTTTTACTTCATATCTACTCAAAAAGGAATCCAAATCTAAATTTTGGATTCCTTCTATTTCTTCTATTAATTTAAGTGCTTTTTTTATTTCTAATTCTTTTCTAGCATTTATTTTACTTATTTCATTGTTATATTTTATAGTTAATATTGATAATATTCCAACACATATTAATATTATGAGATTTAATATTAATTTCAACTTTAGAATGCTCCGAGCCAAATCCCTATCAATATTATTGTGAGTATTCCTATTATTGAGAAACTCACTATTAGGATGGCATCAAAAGATGATAATTTACTCGGCATATCTTCTCTATTATTTTTAAAATCTTTTGCTACATCTCCTATTACTTTATTTTTGTCTTCATCATTCATCATTGATTCTCTTTTTTGTCTCGCATTTTCAAGTTTAGCTTTATCTATAGTTATTTTTAAATTTTTTTGTATTACAGTTTTTCCAATTTTTCCGTTTTCAAGATCTATTTTCAAAAATATGTAGTTCGTTCCTGGTATTAATTCTTTTGATATAAGGTTTCCAGGTATTGTTTCTCTTGTTTCATTTTTTTCATCTATTTCTATTGCCAATAATGGATCACCAACATCCAGTCTTATCACAGGGAATCCATCCAAAGGATCTATAACAGGAAATATTTCTTGAGCAGTTAAAACATCTGCTCTATTTAAATATTCATATACTCCTGAACTTCCTTCTTTTTTTGCTGCTTGAAGCCACGTTAGATCTTCATAATTATAACTCTGTGCGACTAATTTTACTTCTGTTTCTCCTCCCCAATCAAATAGTATATCTTGTATTATAGCCTTTATTACGAATGGGTCGGCATCTTGGACACCAAGAAAGAATTTGGTAGATATTATTTCTAAACCGTATTTTTTTAGTGTTGTATAAAAATATGCGTTGAATTGTTTGTTTATTGGAGCTAAATTTTTATCTCTTGTTATCTGATAAGTTAATATATCTATATCAGATTTAAATTTGACATATTCCTGAGTTGTATCAGGAATTTCATATTCTTTTAATTTTCTTTTAGAAAGAGTAGCAATATTAAATTCTGGTTCTTGTCTCTTTTTACCAAAAATATATCCTATAAAAGTTTCACCTGTTAATGCTGATGTAGCAAAAAATTTAATAGCATAAAAATCCATCAGTAAACCCCCTAAAATTCGTTAATAATTCCTTCTCCAGAATTTAAGTTTTTAATATTTAATTCTTTTAAATCAACAAAATTATCTATTACACAATTTTTTCCTATTATTGTTTTATCTGGTATATTTGTATTAAATCCTATTAAAGTTATATCACTATTATATATTTCTTTATTTATTTTTGATACTTTATATTCTTTTAATCCTATTTCACATTTATCACCAACAACAGTACTACTGGCAATTATTGATTTGTTTATTATGGTTTCTTTACCTACTTTTACCCTATTCATTATT
Coding sequences within it:
- the rsxC gene encoding electron transport complex subunit RsxC translates to MGFLTFRGGVHPSEKKEMSQDQEIKVLKLPDTVYMYTSNHLGAPAKPIVEVGEKVKTGQKIAEASGFISANLHSPLTGEIVSIEKMVNAASGRKDDVIVIKKTSEDDWQLLPHNDDFTKFTSEEIINNIKEAGIVGLGGAMFPSHVKLMIPKGKKAETLIINAAECEPYITIDERMMLEKTDEIIKGIEILLYASGIEKAYIGIEENKSKAIKTMIEKTNGKNIEIKTLKTKYPQGAEKQLINAITSKEVPSGGLPIDIGVIVFNVSTTYAIYDAIINGKPLVERGASLTGEGVKKPGNFLYRIGTKVNELLENVGLIDEENIDRILYGGPMMGIPLPNIELPTFKGNNAITVLTKDILPKREDFPCIRCSSCVSVCPIGLQPYLLKKYSDTRNYDTALENGLMDCIECGSCSFICPSNIELAKSFKTAKKVVRAMKQRRG
- a CDS encoding radical SAM protein, encoding MKLSYATAVKMGIKNGRFEFKMPTAYIMIGEKCVYNCYFCSQARESYTDTDYLSRVKWPSIDLEKFEEKFDEKIFRRICIQVVSSLNYERELIPLLEYLKNKKVDVSVSIRPKNLEEIKMLFEKYKIDRIGISVDVANEKLFKKIRGTEYSKYRDLMIRASKDFLHKVTTHVIVGLGETDEDIVKFMLDMKSQSILVSLFAFTPVKGTKLEAYEKPTIERYRKIQNSREIINKYDIQLKDFKFDNQGNLIELPKKDIDLEEAKKTSGCPWCTRPYYNETPGKVQYNIPKVRKNKEV
- a CDS encoding DUF4899 domain-containing protein, whose translation is MDFYAIKFFATSALTGETFIGYIFGKKRQEPEFNIATLSKRKLKEYEIPDTTQEYVKFKSDIDILTYQITRDKNLAPINKQFNAYFYTTLKKYGLEIISTKFFLGVQDADPFVIKAIIQDILFDWGGETEVKLVAQSYNYEDLTWLQAAKKEGSSGVYEYLNRADVLTAQEIFPVIDPLDGFPVIRLDVGDPLLAIEIDEKNETRETIPGNLISKELIPGTNYIFLKIDLENGKIGKTVIQKNLKITIDKAKLENARQKRESMMNDEDKNKVIGDVAKDFKNNREDMPSKLSSFDAILIVSFSIIGILTIILIGIWLGAF